gaaaatatctaaataaaagCTCTTCTTAAACTGTCGGACTTATTAAAGTGGATCTTTGAAAGAGGCAACATGTGTTCTTTATACAACAACAAAGAGCAAGGTCAATATTTAACCACTGGAAactgcaaaaaagaagaaagacaacgATCACTGCAGGCGCTGTAATACAGAAGCGAAAGTGACAGCACAGGCCTGTTTTCCTGTTCTGATCCAACAATCTTATTTCTGGCATCAGATGAGTCTCAGAGTACAAAACACCACAGGGAGTGGCAGAGAAACTATTTCTGATGTTaacttttgaaatgtaaatagCTGGCTTGAAGCTGTGTGCCCGGGGGCTACTGCAGCTCTTCATATAAGCGGGTTAAGCCGGTGATATGAGGCGATAAGCGAGATGAGGAGGGTATGGATGAAGGGTTGAGTAATGTTTGGGGGCTAATGAAGAATATGAAATGTGGGCGCTTGCTTTGGTTTTTATTCATGAGGATGGTGCCTGCAGCATGACGAACAGCACTGTGAGAAGGACATTTAGTCAGCGACGTGTGGGCTGAGAGTCATTAGATGATAAGAGCTTTAATCACGTTAAACAGACAGAAATCTGACGAGTTAAATTTACTGGATCATGTTAAATCTAGACTCACTTACAACATGCTTCAAGACAAGTGTCTGTTTGGCTATTCATGAGTGAAATGACGCAGCAGCTGTTCTACCTGTAGCTTgtcaatgaaaacactgtgtttactATTTAAAACCTCTGctacacacagagatgcaggtTTATCTGGTATAAGAAGCTCAAAGAACTGGGCAGGGACGTAACCACACCAGCTACTGTACTGGTAAAGTTGAAAATAAAGAGCACTCCCATCACAGGACCTCACCACCCAGTCTGAACTGGTTTGTGCAGCACAGACATCAGGAACAAACtcaataaaataattgtaaaaagaaaatcacgCTAATTTTGCAGATTGCCTCTAAAAACCTGTATTTCTGATGTTGTTATGTGGAGGAAAGCTAACAAACACTAATTTACTGTCATCTTCTCAGCTGAAATGGGAACTTTTGCAAGGATTTTGCAATCAGTTGCACATTAAGAGCAACACTAGTATTCATTAGGAACGGGCTGACAAATTTAAATCTAGTAGTCACTGGATTTATTGTCCCTGCTTAAGGCCTCAATATGCTTCCTGCAGCTGGAGACATGCAAACTCCTCTGAAGGGGGTTATACGCCATTTGCAACAGACAAATTGTTCATACTCATGCGCGTCCTGATCTCATTAGGAAGCAAAGAAGGAAGTGTTAAGGTCGGGGTTCCCTCCGACCAATGAGCCAAGAGACGCCCCGCGCTAGTTATGAAAACGTAATTGCATGGAGTATTTGACCGCCCTCCTCTGTCAGCATGAGCTAGTCTTTAATATTGTGTGTCCACTGCTTGGTGCTGTACAGGTACAGTGGCATAGTACAGGGGTtttcagagaaaacacattagGTCACATGATGCACTGTTGATATAAACATTTTGATTACAGCCGCTTCAGTGTTAGGGTAATTATATCTTCTGCAGTTTGGCATTTTAAGTGACCTTCCACATGCTGCAATCTTTCCTGAAAAACATCAGTGTTACCCAAATATCATGCTGTTACTAATGCATCATGTGATGTCATAGGCTGTTAGCATCAGAGACCAAGAAAAGGATTAACAAATGAGGCAGTCACAGGACATGACAATGCACAGTTGAAGCACAGGAAATGACGATTACAGCTGGTGTGACGAGTATGACTGGTGTTAATAATTAACAGACTGTGTCTGATGGATATCGGAAGCTACAGGCGATGAAAACATCTCATTCTCAATGGACAGACCGACTTTGTGTGAATTAATTTGCCGCAGCCTGCCGCGTTAAACTATGTGTCATCTCATTAAAAGGATAAGCTCTCATATGACAAGAGCACTGATAATGCTGTTATTTCCAGGAGGAAGCTTTAGgcaataaattaaatgtgttatctGAATCACTGAAGAACGATGTTCTGATCTATAGAGACAGCAGTGGCACCGCTGCTTGCTGCAGCAGCCTGAAGGCTGAAAGATACTGAGAGAATACACTGGATTTATTTCTTATACAGACGCTGTCTTTGTTATGTGACTTGCTTCAGACTCTCCACAGATTAAACTTAAGTTTAAAGTCTGAGTTAACAAGGTTAAAAACTGTTCCTCATTAGTctatacagtatttctgtgcCTCTCATCAAGACATTTCTCTTTGCTAAAAGCATCGTTTTGCACCAGTTAGTTTGCATCATAGCCATTTATAAAAGAACTAGTGATCAGTTTGGCACAGAGCAGCACCATCTGGTCAAGATGGCTATTTGTTTAACAAGAAGTCTAAAAAACAACTGCTGAATTTGCTGTTATATGAGACTGAACTACTTTTATATAGGTGGCAACTagtgtactgtaaattattaaaacatgagATTTTTTTCAGCAAAAAGACACAAGCTTAGTGAAACAAGcgacatttgtttatttactgcaTCTAATTCCTGCGTGCTGTGGACTTGAACCCAGATAAATGTGGACCCGATGTAATCAAATACCAATATGTGATTGTGTACATTTCTTTTAGCAGGTATCGACTTTATTCTGGTTTACTTGCCACACCTTAGAGCTGCAGTGATTACTAAATAATCAGTGAATCGGCTGAAGACACTGgtgatgtaaataaatgatcataTAAGTAATTCTTCTTGGAAATAAAGAtttcctctgtttatttgtCTTATATGACTGTGAACAGGTAGTTTTGGGGTTCTAGACTGTGCAGACAGAACAAGAAATGACCTTGGATTTGTTTGGAAGATTAATCTGTAATAGAAATGGTTTGTTGCACACCTCACCTGCAAAAAGCTTTTAGAGCAAACCTGCAGTATTTCATCACAatctgcagcaaaaacacattcactgtttcaTTCACCTGCAGTGAAAAAACCCTCCTAAGGTTCGAACACACCTCTGGGACCTGAATCAACAACAAGCTGCCTCCTGGGCAGCACAGAGGGGGTGTTAGCCTGGGGAAGGATCCTGCAGACTGCCAGGACTGCTCCCTTTGGGTGGATTAAACATCAAATACTGCAGGGCAGcgcaaacaaaaactgagatgTGGTGcagattaaattaaacaaattgtgtgtttgcatgcgaCTCGATCTTAAGATATTCGTGGACGCCTCTCGGTGTCTTTGGATTCCCAGCTGGGAGTCCCACACTGAGCTCCACTGTCCCCATGACCCAGTCTGCCCAACACAGGCAGCTTTCACAGCCCTCACCCCGCTCTGAATATCAATGAAAGGGACTGGAGGCTGCTGCAGTGACCCGACCGGTGCATCTCTCCAGCGGGTTGACTACAGCCTCAGCTGCTTTGTCTCAGCTGTGTTTCCTTCTAGACATAGATTAACCTGTGGAACCAGTTAGCCAATACTTTCCTGCCACAGAGCGCTAGCTAGTTACCTCTGCGGGCGTCTAATTCCTGCAATTAACGTAAACACGCAACGTTACCACACAATAAAGAGGATATTCGTTTAAAACACAAGTGCCCAAATTAAGTTAATATTCTATATGCAATATAATAATTGAACTTATTGCCGTTTGACAGAGTGACACTTAGAGAAACGTCTGGTACAACGTGAGAGTGGATAATCAGGTAATGACACCATCCAGGAAATACACGGAGCCATTCTTACCGTTCCTTAGGACATCCGTTGCCAATGTAGCCGGACTGTAACGTTCGTCCTCCGCCTCTTTCTCCTTTAAATCACGTCTTTCTACCAATGGACGTATTATTCCTTTGAGCCGCCGCGTTTGTTGATaagcttaaaaaaatatataagttgTATGAAACTGAATTTCCGAGCTGTCTCCGCCGGACTTCTCCGCATCAAGCGCCGTTAATGATGACCAGCTAGCTACATAGCTAACCACCGAACTGTCAAACCCTGGATTTAGACGGAGCCCCCCAGCGAAAGCTCGGACTCCTGTGGTTCCATTGCAGAGAAGAGCGGCTCCGTCGAGCTAATGAAGCGTCAGCGGCTTCATAGGACCGGGTACAAAGTGGACCAGTCGCCCCTGAAGCTGACAGCTCGCTGGTCCCGGGCTGGATCACTGCGCGGTGCGTGAAAATGGCGTTACCCGGCGCCCCCCCACTCGTCCTGGGTAATGATGTCAGCCTCGGCCGCGTTAAAGGGGAAGGAAGCTGCGGTGGGAGTGAGAGCCAGATTTATATAAAGTGCATTTCTAGGAGGAAAACATCCAGTTTTATTAAGACACCGGTGTAGTTTCGGTGTGGTTGTGTCGTATAGTTGGGAGGTAAAAGCGAGGGCGTAATGCATCAACACAGGATCAAATTTTAGGGACATATGGGATATTTAGAGCCCGACTGTGACGagcaaacaaagcaaaggaTAGATGAGGAGGGCCAGACAGGGAGGGACAAACAAAGGGAGGGACACGAGAACACAGGGGACCACACAAATAAGCAcacaagacaacacaacacacaaaccaacacacacaaacacaacacaacacaacaacacatcacaacacaacacatcacatcacaacacaacacaacacatcacaacacaacacaacacaacacatcacaacacaacacatcacaacacaacacaacacaacacacaacaacacaacacatcacatcacaacacaacacaacacatcacaacacatcacaacacatcacaacacaccacaacacatcacaacacatcacaacacaacacaacacaacacatcacaacacaacacaacacaacacatcacaacacaacacaacacaacacatcacaacacatcacaacacaacacatcacatcacaacacaacacatcacatcacaacacaacacaacacatcacaacacaacacatcacaacacaacacaacacaacacatcacatcacaacacaacacaacacatcacatcacaacacaacacaacacatcacaacacatcacaacacaacacaacaaacacaacaccacaacacaacacaacacaacacatcacaaacacaacacaacacaacacaacacatcacaacacatcacaacacaacacaacacaacacaacacaacacaacacatcacaacacaacacaacacatcacaacacatcacatcacaacacaacacaacacaacacaacacaacacaacacatcacatcacaacacaacacaacacaacacatcacaacacatcacaacacaacacaacacaacacaacacatcacatcacaacacatcacaacacatcacatcacaacacaacacaacacatcacaacacaacacatcacaacacaacacaacacaacacatcacatcacaacacaacacaacacaacacatcacaacacaacacatcacaacacatcacaacacaacacaacacatcacatcacaacacatcacaacacaacacatcacaacacaacacaacacaacacatcacaacacaacacaacacaacacaacacaacacaacacatcacaacacaacacaacacatcacaacacaacacaacacaacacatcacaacacaacacaacacaacacaacacaacacaacacaaacactcacaacacatcacaacacaacaaaacatcacatcacaacacaacacatcacatcacaacacaacacaacacaacacatcacaacacatcacaacacatcacaacacaacacatcacaacactcACAACACATCActcacaacacatcacaacacaaacatcacaaacacaaacatcacacacaacacacatcacatcacaacacaacacaacacatcacaacacaacacatcacaacacaacacatcacaacacaacacatcacaacacatcacaacacatcacacacaacacaacacaacacatcacaacacaacacatcacaacacaacacatcacaacacacacatcacacacaacacacacaaccaacacatcacaacacaacacatcacaacacaacacacaacacacacaacacaacacaacacaacacaacacaacacatcacaacacatcacaacacatcacaacacaacacatcacaacacatcacaacacaacacaacacaacacaacacaacacaacacaacacaacacaatctAGAATATTTACTCTACACTAAAACACAGagatcataaataaataaataaataaattggtCCATTTGTCCTTCAGGTCTTTTCCACAAGATGTCAAACTAATGAATTAAATACTTCACTACGTATTAATCAATGGCTCATAACTGAGCTGCTGATCTGAAGAGCAGGTAAATCATTTATTAACCATTAACATATTAGCTTTTAATTAGAggctgcagctttttaaatctTGTCTTGTCAGAAAGTTGTAGCTAAAAGGCTTTTAACTCAGTAATAATTCAACAATACactgtttggttttctgcatcatgAGTACTGTTACATTTaatactttaagtacatttctGTGATGACACATACATTTACTCAAGTCAAATTCTTAATGCAGTTTTCACACTATGACAGTAACAGTCAGAGTTCCTCTTACACCACAGCACAAATGTACAACATCGAGCCAATGTCCTCTGTTGTACGCTGAGAGAAACCTTTCTTTATGAAGGAGAAAATGTTCAGATTAGGTTCAAAGTTCACAGAGAGGTGTTGAGGTATCTGTTTGATTGTTTTGAGATGATGCTGGtggtgtttgttattttgtccaccccATTATAACTAAGTTATTGTGTTAAGCAACAGAAACACCTGTctgtataatatatacataatatacagtaatgtaTTGAATCCCTCTGTAAATGCAGCTCTCTACCAATAATACTGTAACACTAGAGCTAAACtaagtgtgtgtgatgtaaatgaactgaaacCTAACTTGGTAACAGTTCCCTGAAAACGTGAGGACATTTCTTCCTATATGTTGTTGTATGGATGAATAGCAGTTATCATActagacacattatatttgttaatactcttgacttaaatgaagatcagatcatgttttatgacaaattaatgcagaaaaccaagaaattccaaaaggttcacatactttttcttgccactgtatattgtTTGTGAAGAAACAGataataagaaaagaaaaataataagaaatgcATCTGCTGCACATACTGCACTGCTATAAGCTCTACATGCAGGTTCAGGCACCTGTATGAGTTGTTGGAACCCgtctttaaaataattacagtcTGAGGTGTTTGAGTTTTAAAGTACAGTGCAACCAGGTGGAAACGGGCTTAatagatgtatttattttatagatgtTCCTGGTGAACGCCCTAATGGGAAGCTCCTTATGATTTATGATCATTTAATGTAGCTGTAAAAAGATGGTGACTGTTGTTTTCAAGTGAGCAGTAAAACATATTCATGGATCTAAAGGaattcatcaaaataaataaattaaactcaAATCAGAGACAAGTGATAGATTTCTAATTATTGacaattacaaaaacaaatggcaACACTTCGTATGAGAATGGTTGAACAGTTTATTTGTCATCAGGTGGGGGGGGTGctgtttttcttgctgttgtGTTTATCAGTAACAGTCGTCCACATGTTTTTTAGGGCGACTCGAGCCATGAGCAAGGTAATGGTGAAGTTGCGCCGGTACCACTCCCTGGATGTgaaaaggagggagaagaagagaattAGAGGAAGTGACATCGTGAACTGGAGGAGTTTCAGATGTTGGCAAACCTGGAATCCAACCAGTGATTGGAGGTTTGGATTAATGCTGctacaaaaccaaaaccaccATCTCAAAGAGTCCATGTATCTACACAgagctgttttaaatgtggatGATATGAAGTTTCTGTTTACTCTCCTAACGAGTGGGTATCCATCTAACATGACTCCCGATCTCTGAATACTCAGAGGATCAACATACGATGGTAACACAACAGGAAGTGCTGCAAAGCAACAACCTCCAGCGAGTGAACATGTTAATCATGCTGAATTTTAAATACCTTAAAATCAGGTTTGCTGATGTTTTATGAGGAAGAGCTTCAATCCCACACATGACGATTTACTAACCTATACACAATGCAGCACTTTGCTGAATGCTAATTCATGGAAAGCTCTTCACAGGctgctgtgtatgtttgttgtCTACACACGACGTGGAGCATTTTGTAACAGCGTCAGTTAAAGCCCACAGCTCCCGTGGAGATGGAGGCAGATGCACCCACCCTCACACCGAGCAGCGCCCTGGGAGATAACGGGCTGCAAAACAACTCACTTGTTATAATTAGCATGTCGTATTCTGTTTTTGTCGAGGAAGCCTTTGTAAAACACGGCCATTTCTTCACTGTTCAGGGAACGTCGGCGTCCTGTGGGGGGAGAAGACACACAGCAGATGACATTATACTCTCATTACGACCAGGCTCCTTTTTGAATCACCACACGTTAAAGTCTGTTTTACGTAACCTCAGCAAGCTGACATGGTCCGACAGACAAAACAGTCTTAATGCACTATGACTAAATCCTTGATGAAGAAACTTATGATGCaggatttttaaattaatccaGGATTAAATCTTTTCTTCAAACACCTGAATAAAGGAGAGTGTTGGTCATATAAGTTCTACTGAAAACTGTTGCTGCGTGCTTGCACCTTATAAGGAGGATTACACCATTTCTCTTTGTCTTATCTAAGGTGCTTCTCATGCTCCACTGTTATTGAAACTACAGAACCACTCAGTCCAATGTGGTTGTTCAGAGGTGTTACAGAGCGACACCTCCTGCAGTACATGGAGCTGCGTGTCCTCACCTTGCTCGTCATGAAGAGTCAAGCCTTTTGCCTTCAGCTGTGTAGTGATGAAGGTGTCTTTgtcctgcagacagcagcataACAATGTGCATATTACTGTGAATGATTCAAGCTTCAAACACTGGAACATCAGACTAGTCTAAAATGTGCTGATCCGTCAGTTTACAGAGAATCAACCTATGTAAAATACAGGAGCATCTTTCACACATCATAGCATCAACTTTTTGGAATAGATCAGCacaattagaaaaataaaatctgtttttaagaCATCTTTCTGTAACAGTGATGAAGTGTTGAACAGAAAACtgaagtgctgctgctctctgctggtgaGAATCAGAACTTTCTCACATAAGAACTCAGCTTTCAGTTTTACCAATTCCCTGTTGGGACGCTCTGCCACCAcagggaggtcagaggttaaaggtcagctGCAGGACAGAAGCCCTGAAGCTGGTAGAGACTCTCCAGCATAAAAATGGATGTTTGCTGAGTGGAGGGCTTCGCTCCAGTCGGTGTGTACCACCGACTGGAGTGCCACTGTTGGCCCTCAACAGTGGCCCTCAGGTTGCCTCTTAGTCAGATTGTTGGTCTCAGATCAgttgaagaagaaaatgaaggacTAAAGAtctgttttctaaataaaatgataattttataaaaaacactACTGAACCTTGCTGAAGCTGATGTTCTGCTTGGTCCAGAACTCATGGTTCCAGTCTTCCGTCTCCTGCCTCAGGTGTCTCAGTCGTCTCTCCAGCCCCGATTCGTTCTCGGGGACGTGGTAAATGATCGGCCGCAGGTTTGACAGAGGGTGCGGTGGACCGATCCAGTCATGTGTGGAGCTGGCTGCTGGTCTGAAGGTAGCCCTCTGAAACCAGAACAAGAAATCCACTGTAGAACACGTTGGTACTAATGGGAATGAAGGTGAGCAGCAGAAATCGCTATaacaacagtacagtacaacagTAGTAATGGactactaaaaataaaatacattaaaataagtgAGAAATAACCAAATTGAGAAAAATATCAGTTTCCTCCAGGTGATGGTCCAAACTTACAGATGTTCAATTTACAGCGATATAAAAGAGAAGTTTCTCACATTTCCGGTCTTGGAACCAGCTGATTCTTGTTATTCCttattaaaaactattaaatctTCTCTTGTCAAGAGGGTTTGGTAGAACcaacacagtttgtttatttttagcaaACTGTAGGTGGTTTAAgagaaagtatttatttaaaaaactgtgtatctttgtgtcttTACTCCACTAAATCTCTTTAAATATGACAAAGTCAGGATTTAAAGTATCTGACTACTAAAGGGGAGGATCCTACACACCCAGAGACAGAAGGACGTCAAGGGGGtgtaaaaaaacagcagaacgTCAGGAGGCTGCTTATCATTTAGAACCAGACCGCacgatgaggaggagaaaactctccaggacccagagaccagaaaccaggTAGGTTCAACTGTAACATGCCGGTTCATTCACAGTCACTGAGGTTTTACAGGTACGGTAATTACGGCCACGTCAAAATATTCAGACAGCCtcactttattttacacattaattCGATGTAGGTGCacagtcatttttaaatggatTAATTTGCCCATCAGTCTAATCACAATAACCCATAAGGACAACgtaaaaagcatttttctaTCAACTCTTCAAGAAGTCAAGCTTTCTCTAAAACCTACTCAGACCTGGATTTGAGTAGTCTTTCCCAGTTCTCCAGGCAAATCTTTTAAAGTCAGGTCCTCAGGTCTCTCCGTACGTATCCCATAGAGTGAAAGTCtgggttttgtctgtgtgagatTTGTCCTGACGATACTCCAGCATTGTCTTGGCTATTTAGTTCAGGTCTGTCCCGGGTGGTGACCTGTCACCCCGGTCTCAAGTCGTGTGTACTCTGGACCAGGTCTTCTGTCCCTGCCACTGAGCTGCACCACCACAGCATGaagctgccaccaccatgcttcacaaCTATGGAACATAACAGATTTTGCTGTGGGCCTTTCTGAACTATGTCTAAGTCAGGCTGCCACTGATGGACTCACTTTGTCTCTATGGGTTGTTGAGCGTAGCCTGATGGACCACAGGGACAGTTatatctaaattaaattaaattaaattacacacagaagACTCAGAAGTGACTTTTTAAAGGTAATGGACAATAGTTAAATAGTAGATTCACTAAACTCTGATTACAAACTTTCTCCACTCTCCAATTCTTcatataaaaagataaattacAACAGCAACAGTATCGTAGCAACCGCTGCTTCCAAAAGACATAAACAAGCTGTGAAGGTTGATGAGTGGTTCACATGACACCGACACGACACCGACATGACACCGACACGACACCGACACGACACCGACACGACACCGACACGACACCGACACGACACCGACACGACACCGACAA
The Anabas testudineus chromosome 22, fAnaTes1.2, whole genome shotgun sequence DNA segment above includes these coding regions:
- the LOC113148561 gene encoding cytochrome c oxidase assembly factor 8; translated protein: MSSRKAAEAALGCFTWRMFSPVSGPRSLSAVTRRRCSSTEGTRDRTARRATFRPAASSTHDWIGPPHPLSNLRPIIYHVPENESGLERRLRHLRQETEDWNHEFWTKQNISFSKDKDTFITTQLKAKGLTLHDEQGRRRSLNSEEMAVFYKGFLDKNRIRHANYNKEWYRRNFTITLLMARVALKNMWTTVTDKHNSKKNSTPPT